From Candidatus Limnocylindrales bacterium:
AGATTGGTACGCAACTTGCCATAGAGACGCTGCCTGCGACGGACGCACAAAAGCACCGCTCGCAAAATGGAGGTCCAACGTGAATCCCGAAACAACGTCTATTTACGAAAGTGGTGTACGCAGTGGAACAGTCGGCGGAATGGTTCGTCCGCCGATGCGGCCGATCAGTGAAAGCTCGCACAAGTTCGATCCGGAGAGGCCGCGGCCGTCGCTGACGCTTCGCGAAAAGTCGGTTCTGCGCCTTGTGTGCGATGGCCTGACCAATCAGGAGATCGCGACCAACCTGACGGTCTCGCGCGAGACCATCAAGTCCGAGCTCAAGAGGATTTTCCGCAAGATCGGCGTCGCCAATCGCACGCAGGCGGCCGTGCTGCTCGTGAAGCAGGGCTGGATCTGATCCGTTCTCAAGCGTGATTTTGTCGCTTCCGGCGGCGCCGAACGTAGGCGCCGCCGGAGGACAATGAGAAAACCAGGACGCGGGATCAGGAGAAAAAGACTTTCCGCCGCCGTCCGTCCCCTTCAAGCGTTCAGTTGTTCGAGCCCGGCCACTTCTCCGGCAGACCGGCGAGCCTGTCATCCTTGTGCGGCACGCACTGCAGCTCGGAGCCCGCGTAGGATGCCGTCAGCGTTCCTTCGTCCTCGGCGTACGACTTAAGGCTCGTCACGCTCTCGTCTCGTGGAACCGCAACCAGGACTTCGTCGGCCTTTGCAGCCTTGCTGCAGTCCGGATCGGCGAGGCCGAAACGGATGTGGTACGCGCGGCCGTCGCCGTTGCTGGCGCGGTCGCTGCGCAGCGCGATCGTCGACGCGTCACCTCCGTTGTCGCAGTCCACGGCATCCTCGAGCTTGGCTCCGTTGCCGGCTACCCGAGGCGCCTCGTCCTGGCGCACGTCGTTGATCGTCACGTCGCACGCCGCTCCGCGGTTGTTCAGTGCGGAGATATGGATCTCGCGGAACTCTTCGCTCGGTGGCCACAGCACGGCGTCGGCGGTTCCATCGAGCTTCGTGTGGACGCCATCCGCGGCCGGAATGGCCATCGTCACGCAGCTGTTCGAGCAGCTCTCGCTTCGTGCAGCAGATGCGGCGCCGAGCGCAGCAACAGTTGCCGCGATCGCAAAGAGTCGTATCGGCATACGTTCCTTCATAAACGGACCTCCACTCCTCCCTCCGGATGGATAAAATCGCGTGCGGCGCTTCCGCGCCGCACGCAATCGCTTCTCTCGTCTGTGGTAGCCCGCAGGCTCCTGACGTCAAGGCGTAAGCGCGCTATTGAATGTGCACGGTGGGGCAGGTGAGGTTCGAGCCATATCGAACCAGCCGAATCGCTCGACCAGTCGGGGAACGCGATTCGATTGCGCGGGCGAACCGCGGTCCGGCCGGGGACGCCGCAGGGGGCGAGAACGATCGGACGTGCGCCCTGCACAACGTCCCATCTCGCACTTCCATCGATTCCCCGTCACACTCGGTCATCCCAGCGCGGCGCCGCCGAACATCAGCCTCATGAAAATCGTACGCATCTTCTTGTGTGCCGCAGTGCTCGGCGCGACCTTCTTTGTTGACGCTCCCGTTCGCGCCCAATCCGATGCGCTGTGGGCCGCCGAAGAGCCGGACCAGGCCGCTGCCGCTCCGATCTCCTACGACCCGCTCAACCAGCCGCGTCTGCTCGAAGACATGCTCGAGCGCTATCGCGAAATCGCGCGCCGCGGCGGCTGGAAGAAAGTCCCCACCGATCTCGTGATGGGCCCGGGGTATTCCTACGACTGCATGCGCATTGCGGCCCTCGAACGCCGGCTGGTCGCCGAAGGCTATCTCGAACATCAAAGCGCTCCTCCTCCTCCGCCGCCGCTACCGCCGGGACAACGCCCCGTGCCTCCCGGCAAGCAACCGCCGCCGCGCCCGCAGGTGATGGGAATGGCCGGACCGTGCCGTTACGGTCCGGAGCTGACGGCAGCCGTGCGTGCCTATCAGCACGACCGCAAGGTGCTTGGCTTCGGCCAGGTCGGCAAGCTGACGATGGCTCAGCTCAACCGGCCCGTCGGCGAGATCATCAACGTCCTCGAGCACGACATTGCGCGATGGAGAAGCGTATCGCTCGACCGTTCGGGTTCGTTCATCCTCGTCAACATTCCGTACTTCGAGCTCGGCGTTTTCGAGAACGACCGCGAGGTGCTGCGGATGCCGGTCGTCGTCGGGCAGCCGACGTGGCAGACGCCGCAATTCAGCGACGAGCTCGAATACATCATTCTCAATCCGGACTGGGGGATTCCCGAGAAGATCGCGAAGCAGGAGTACTGGCCTTCCGGACGCCGCAATCCCGAATGGCTTCGTCGCCAGGGAATCGTGGCGAGCGGAGAGAGTCTCCGCCAGAAGCCGGGGCCGAACAATCCGCTCGGACGAATCAAGTTCGTCATGCCCAACGAATACGACGTCTACCTGCACGACACTCCCGCAAAGGGAGCGTTCAACGCGGCGGTGCGCGCGCTGAGTCATGGATGCGTGCGTCTCGGCCGTCCGATGGACCTTGCGCACTACCTGCTGGGCGATCAGCCGCAGTGGAATCCGCGCCGCCTCGACGCAGCGATCGGCACCGGCGAGACGCAGCACATCAACCTTACGCACCACATGCCCGTGCACATCATTTACTCGACATCGCGAGTCAACGAGCAGGGCCGCCTCGAGCTGCGGCCGGACGTGTACGGGAAGAACGCTGCGGCCGAGCGCGCGCGGCCGCCGAGCGACGAAAGCCTCGAAGCCTGGCCGTAGTGGTTGCCTCGCCGGTCTAGCGCGCGACCGGTTCGTTGATCATCGCCTCGAAGCTTGCGACATCGCGTCGCAGCGCGGCGATCTGATCGGCGGTCAGCGATCGCCGCACGGTGCCGTGATAGTCGAGCGGATCGAGCGTCTTCGTGTCGCGGTCCAGCTGATAGTGCAGGTGCGGAGCGGTGGTGTGCCCGGTGTTCCCCGTCAGCGCGATCACCTGGCCCGCGCTGACGCGCTGACCCTCGGTCACCTTGTTCTCGGAAAGATGCAGGAACTTGGCGAGCACGCCGTCGTCGTAACGGACCTCGACGCAGTTGCCGTTCGCGCCCCAGTTCCAGTTCGTGCGCGTGACCGTGCCGGCACGCGGCGCATGCACTTCGGTCCCGAGCGGCGTCTTGAAATCCATTCCCTTGTGCGTCGGCCGGTCCTTCAGAAGGCTGGTGATCTGCTCGTAATCCTCGAGCGGTCCGCCCTGAAGACGAAGCGGCGCCTCGGTTCCGTCCAGGTGCCAGTAGCTCGGGAAATGGTCGCCCGGCGCCTGCCAGCGATACGCCGCCACGTTGCGACCGAGCTTGCTCGACTGGAGGCTGGCGGCGGCGATCTCCGGCAGCCCATCCGTTCCCTTGCGCCACGCGACCACGATCGAGTCGGTTTTCTGCAGATCCCGCCGGAGATCGAGGTCCCACACGAAGAGGCGGGTATAGACGCTGGCCAGCGCATCCCCGTCCTCACCGGCGTTGAGCTGGAACGTACGCGCCAGCGACCCCTCGACGCGGCCCCGCACGACCGTCCAGCCGACGCTCCGGGAGGCAATCGTCATCGGCTGGGCGGAGGCGGGTTGCGAGCCTGTGGCCGGATTGGCGTCGGGTGCCGCGACCGCTGCCGCGGGCACATCGCCCGGAGCGCCAGCGGTCTCGGCAGGGGCGCTGACGGCAGGGACGGCTTTGGTCTCGTCGGAGGAGCGGTGACGCACCAGAATCACGACGTTGACGGCCAGCGAGAGTGCGAGCAGCGCGTAGAGAAGGGAAGGAGTTCGAACGGGAAGATTCATCATGGGCAGAGCCTCTCTGCACAGGATGCCGTCTGATGGGCCGGCGGGGAAATCTTGCGAGCGTCCGAATGGAGAAAAAGGCACAGGGCGGCCGGGCCGGGGAGGGCCGGCGGCCCTGTGGCCGTGGACTTCGCGGTAGCGGTCTAGGCCGCGGAGGACGACGACGAGGACGAAGAAGACGACGACCGCCGCCGCCGGCGACGCCTCGGCGCGGCCTGCCCGCCGGGCGTGCGCGCGTGATGCCGCGGCGCTTCGCTTGCGGCCGCTCTCGTCGTGAACCCTTCGACGTCACTGCGAGGCAGCGTCAGGCCGAGCGCGCGCTCGATGTCGCGCATGCGCTCTTCCTCGTCGGGAGAGACGAACGTGATCACGTCACCGGTTGCGCCGGCACGCGCCGTACGACCGGCGCGGTGAATGTAGTCTTCCGAAGAATGCGGCACATCGAAGTTGATCACGTGCGAGATGCCGCTCACGTCGAGGCCGCGCGCGGCGACATCGGTCGCGATCAGCACCGGGAAGCGCCCGCTGCGAAATCCTTCGAGCGCGGCGATACGGTCCTCCTGGCTGCGATCGGAGTGAATGCTCGTCGCGCGCGCACCACCGCGCGTGACCGCACGCGCAAGACGATCCGCGTCGATTTTGCGACGCACGAAGACCAGGACCGAGTCCATGCCCTCGCGACGCAGCAGCGTCGACAGCAGCGGCGCCTTTTTCTCCTGGGCAACGGTGCACACGCTCTGCACGATCGCGAGCGCCGGGCCTTGCCGGTCGACGGTCACGGTGACCGGATCGCGCAGGATCTCTCCGGCGAGCTTGCGGATGACCGGAGACATCGTCGCAGAGAACAGCAGCGTCTGGCGCGGATTGGGAAGCACGGCGAGGATGCGCTGGATGTCGGGAAGAAATCCCATGTCGAGCATGCGGTCGGCCTCGTCGAGCACCACGAACTCGACGGCGCCGAGATCGACGTAATTGAATCGCATGTGATCGAGTAGGCGTCCCGGAGTGGCCACGACCATCGCGGCTCCGGCACGAAGCGCGCGTTCCTGCGGCCCCATGTCGACTCCACCGACGACGGCGGCGGCACTCAGGCCAAGGTGATAGCCGAGCGCCTGCGCCTGTTCGTCGATCTGCAGCGCGAGCTCCCGCGTAGGAGACAGGATGAGGGCGCGGCAGCGCCCGGCCTCTCCGGCATGAAGGAGCTGCAGCAGCGGCAGCATGAATGCGGCGGTCTTTCCGGTGCCGGTCGCGGCGCAGGCAATCAGATCCTGTCCCGCGAGCACGACGGGAATGGCCTGCTCCTGGATCGGAGTCGGCTCGGTGTAGCCCATGTCGGCGACGGCATCGACGAGGGCGGGCAGAAGGTTGAGATCGTTCATCGTTGTTTTCATCGTATTCCAGGCCGGACGACCCTGATTTTCGCTCCGCGGAGGCTCGCGCAATGCGGCCTCGCTCGAAGGGTCAGGTCCAATGCTTCGGGGATTTGCCCTGAGGGCGTGAAGAGGCGCCGTGTCGGCCCGCCAGTTATCGCGGATTCGACGGAAGAATTCCACCTGTCGGCGCGTGGGGCCCGCCGGTCGGCTCAACGCATCGGCATTGCGCTCGCGCTGCCGCTGGAATCGGCGGCATCGCTTCGAAACGATCCGCTCCACGTCCCCGTATCCGGCGACCAGCTCAGAACGAAGGTGCCGCCGGTCGTTCGCCGCGTCCCGTGCTCGCGGAAGCGCAGCGCGATCTCGCGGCCGCGAACCTCGCCGTCGAGAACGATGGCCGTGCGACCGGTGCCGGCGAGCGCCCTGCCGTTCTCCGTCCATTTCTGCCCGCGACCGACGATCCGGTCGCCTTCCTGGTCGAGCAGCACGCGGTAGCCGAGACGAAGTCCGCGAAACGCGGCGAGCGAAGTGTTGTCGATGCGGGTCCACAGGCTCCACCAGCCGCTGAGGTCGCCGGATGCATGACGAACGTTCTCGCCGCGGCCTGGCTCGCCGTCGCTGAAACCCTCGTTGAGTTTCTCGCCGCGATCCGGGCGATGGTCGCTGTGCGCGAGCTCGACGCGCTCGCCGTCGGCTCTTCCGGTCGCGGCTGGAGTTGGTCCTGCGCGATCGTATGGCACAGCGGCGGCGCGTTCGCCTCTGGCGAATTGCGTCCAGACATTCGCGACGCGCGCGAAGATTCCCTGGTCCCGTCGATCTCCGCCGGGCAGCGAAACGTAGAACGCATCCTGCGGCGGCGACTCGCGACCCGGACAGTACGCGGCCGGTTCGCGTCCCGTCATGTACAGCTCGTGCTGCGCGGTTCGCGATGGATCGCATCCGCGGCGCACGAGCAGCCCGCTCGCCGGATCGGTCAGGTATTCGCGCACGCCGGACGGCGGCTCCTGCCGGGCCGGGATCGGCCGGTTCTGGTAGATGCGATCCATCAGCCGCGCGAATACCGGCGCCGCCAGCCGGCCCGCGGTCGCTTCGTCGACGATCGGTCTCGGCTGATCGAAGCCGATCCATATGCCGGCAACGATCTCGGGCGTATAGCCGATGAACCACGCATCGGTGACGTCGTTCGTCGTCCCCGTTTTGCCGGCGACGGGAAGCGCGACATTCTTTGGCATCGCGCCGCGGCCGGTGCCGCGGCGCACGGCGTCCGAGAGCACGTCGCTGATAAGGAACGCGACAGCCGGGTCGATCAGTCGTCGGCGCACGACGTGCGACGTCCAGACGTCTTCGCCGGCGGAGTCTTCGACGTGCTCGATCAGGCGCGGCCGCACCAGCATGCCGCCAGTCGGAAAAGCGCTGTACGCGGCGGTCAGCATCTCGGGAGAAACGGTAACCGAGCCGAGCGCGATCGCCGGGCCCGCAGCAACGTCCTCGAAGCCGGCGCGCCTGGCGAGCGATGCGATGTCGTCGAACCCGACGGCCTGCGCGAGCCGTACGGTCGCCAGGTTGTTCGACTCGACGAGCGCATCGCGAACGCTGAGCGAGCCTGCCGACCGGCCGGCCACGTTGTGCGGCTTCCAGGTTTTTCCGCCTGGCAGCGCGACCGTCAGCGGCGCATCCGTGAGCCGCTGCGAAAGCGCGAAGCCTTTGTCGAGCGCGACGGAATAGACGAACGGCTTGATCGCGCTGCCCGGCTGCCTCTGTCCGTGCGCTGCGCGATCGAAGCGCGATTGCGAAAAATCGCGGCCTCCGACCCACGCCAGCACGTTGCCGGTGTTTGCGTCCAGCACGACCACGGCACCCTGAAGATACGGCGTCTGGTCGCCGTTCGGCCTGCCGCCAGCCTTGTAGGCCGGTCCGTCGAACTCTCCGTAGCGGCCCGATTCGATGCTGCGAAGCTGCGCGTTCAGCTCCTCTTCGGCCGCGCGCTGCACGCGCGAATCGATGGTCGTGAAGATGCGCCGCGGTCCCGAATAAAGGTCCTCGCCGAGCTCGGCTTCGAGGGTTCGACGGATCTGCTCGACGGCATACGGGGCAAGGCCCGCTTCGAGCACCGCCTGGTGCGGCCGCGCCGACACCGACAACGGCGCGCGCAGCGCAAGCTCGAGATGCTCGCGCGTGATCCTGCCCTGCTCCTGCATCAAATGGAGAACCAGGTCGCGACGGCGGCGCGCGGCTTTGGGATGCCGGCGCGGATCGTAGAAACCCGGCGAGCGTGCGAGCGCAGCCAGCATGGCGGCCTGCTCGAGCGTGAGCCGTGTCGCGTCGACGCCGAAGTACTCGCGTGACGCCGTGCCGATCCCGCGCACGGCGTTGCCGAGATAAACGTGATTGAGGAACAGCTCGAGGATTTCGTTTTTCGAATATGTGTTCTCGATGGCGCGCGCTACGCGGATCTCCAGCAGCTTGCGACGAAGCGTGCGGCGCTCGACCGGAAGCCGGTTGGGAAACACGCTGCGCGCGAGTTGCATCGAGATCGTGCTGAAGCCCTGGCGGATGCTGCCGCTTCGCAGGTTTGCGACGATCGCGCCGCCGACGCGCCGCAGGTCGACCCCGTGATGCTCGAAGAAGCGCTTGTCCTCGATCGCAAGGAACGCGCCCGCCACGTACTCCGGACAATCCGCGAGCCGCACGAGGCGGGCGTGCGACGGCGCAAGGTCGGCGAACACTTCGCCGCGGACATCGACGAGCACCGGCGCTCCGCCGGGCTGCAGCGAAGCAAGGCCCGCGACATCGGGGCAGCCCCCGAAGCCGCACGTCTGCCAGCCGATTGCAGCAACGACGAAAACGAGCAGTGCCGTTGCGGCCGCGGCAATCGCCAGCATGCGAAGCATGGAGGAGCCGAGCAGCGACTCGCGAAAGCTGCGGCCCCTGTTCGCACCGTCGTACGGGAAATCCGGCATCGACGAGCGTCAGTGTGAGCCGACATCGCGCGCGCTGTCGATGCCTGCCGGCGAGCAGGTCAAAGTTTCGCGCCGTCGGGGCGCAACCCACGCAGGGGATGCGCTACGAAGGCTGCGGTAAAACGCTTATGCGAAGCGCAGGAAGTGGCGCCTCGCGAAGTGCGCGAGCACCGGTGGATGCAGCGAGTGAAGGAAATTCTGCTCGACCATGCATGGCGAGTAGCACGCAACGCAGGGATGGTCGTGCAGCGCGCGCCATGCCGCGGCTACGCCGCCGGTTGCCGCGTTGCCCCCGACGATGCGCTGAAACGTCATCGTGCACGGAAAGACCGCGCCATCCGCATCGATGCTGATGTAGGCGCGCCCCGCATGGCACGTCGGGCCGTCGCGGCGGCGCGGATCTTCGGGCGGGATCTGGTCGGCCTCGAGGCGATCGCGCCCGTAGTCGCCCCAGCTGGCTGCATAGCGATACGTCTGCGGAGAGAACAGAAGACGCGGATTGGTGCGCGCGACCTCCGCGAGCCGCCCGCACAGCCGCCCGATCGCTTCGTCGTCGTCCTTGACCTTCGCGGCATCGTTCCACAGGTCCGGCGCGCCCGAGCGCATGATGTTGATCGTAAGACAGAGGTCGTGTCGTTCGGTGAATGCGAGAAGCTCGTCGAGATGAGGCGCTGTCACCGCCGACAACACGGCGTTCAGCTTGACCGGCAGATGGTGAACACGCGCGGCTTCGATGGCGGATTCGACAGCGGCAAAGACGCCCTTGCCGCGCACATCGTCGTTGGCCGGGCCCGGCGCATCGAGGCTGAGGACCAGCGTATCGACCTCGCGCAGCGAATCGATGCGGTGCGGGACCAGCAGCCCGTTCGACGTAACGACCGTGCTCATGCCGTGCGAGCGTGCGCTCGCGATGAGCTCGGCGAGATCGGCACGCAGCAGCGGCTCTCCGCCGAGAAACGTCAGCCGTCGGCAACCGAGACCGGCGAGCTCGCCGATGATGCCCGTCCACTGCGCGGTGGTAAGCTCGGGAGTACGGCGCAGCGGCGAGCTGCAGTAGATGCAGCGCAGGTTGCAGCGCTGGGTCACAAAGAGATTGGCGCCGACCAGAGCCGGCCGGCCGCGTAGGCGCGCGCCGATCACCTGCATTGCCGCAAGCGCGGCACGCGGGGCCTTTGCGACGGTCATCGTAGCCCCGGCGCCTCGTGACCGCTCGCCGCCACGTACTCGCGGTAGCCGCCGTTGTAGACGACCGGACCATCCGGTCCGAGCTCGAGAATGCGTGTGGACAGGTCGGCAAGAAAGCGCCGGTCGTGCGAGACGAACAGCATCGTGCCTTCGTAGCCGGCCAGTGCGCGCACGAGCATGTCTTTGGTTGCCATGTCGAGGTGGTTGGTCGGCTCGTCGAGCACGAGGAAATTCGGCCGGTCGTAGAGAATGCGCGCGAGCACGAGGCGCGCCTTTTCTCCGCCAGACAGGATCCGGCACGGTTTGGCGATATCGTCGCCGGGGAATCCGAAGCATCCGGCGAGCGTGCGCAGCGTAGCGCCGTTGGCCAGCGGGAACGACTCTTCGAGAGTCTGGAGCACGCTCGAGTCGGGCCTTAACACTTCCATCGCGTGCTGCGCGAAGTAGCCGAGGCGGACGTTGGCGCCGAGCTTTACGCTTCCTGCATCCGGCGCGCTCTCGCCGGCCACTAGCCGCAGCAGCGTGGATTTGCCGGCGCCGTTTACGCCCATGACGGCCCATCGCTCGCCGCGGCGAATCGTCAGGTCGAGCCCGTCGTAGATGATTCTCGTGCCGTAGCGCTTGCCGAGCCCTTCGATGCGAACCACGTCGTCGCCCGAGCGCGGGTAGGGCGGGAAATCGAAGCTCTGCGCCACGCGCTTCTTCGGCGGCTCGACCTTTTCGATCTTGTCGAGCTGCTTGACGCGCGACTGGACCTGCGAAGCCTTGGCCGCCTGCGCCTTGAAGCGCTCGATGAAGCGCATCTCCTTGGCGAGCTTGGCCTGCTGGCGCGCGTACGCGGCCTCGGCCTGAAGCTCGGCCTGGGCCCGCTGGCTCTCGTAGAAATCGTAGTTGCCCGAGTACGAGGTCAGCTCGCCCTCGTCGATCTCGAGGATGCGGCCCACCACGCGGTTCAGGAATTCGCGATCGTGCGAGGTCATCAGGAGCGCGCCGTCGAAGCGTTCGAGGAAGTGCTCGAGCCAGATGAGAGACTCGATGTCGAGATGGTTCGACGGTTCGTCGAGCAAGAGCGCGCTCGGCTCCATCAGCAGCACGCGAGCGAGGCCGACGCGCATCTTCCAGCCGCCCGAGAGGTGCCCGACGTCGCCGTCCATGACGTCGTCGGAGAAGCCGAGGCCTGCGAGGACTTCGCGCGCGCGTGCCTCGAGCTCGTAGCCGCCGAGGT
This genomic window contains:
- a CDS encoding LuxR C-terminal-related transcriptional regulator; amino-acid sequence: MNPETTSIYESGVRSGTVGGMVRPPMRPISESSHKFDPERPRPSLTLREKSVLRLVCDGLTNQEIATNLTVSRETIKSELKRIFRKIGVANRTQAAVLLVKQGWI
- a CDS encoding ABC-F family ATP-binding cassette domain-containing protein, coding for MIRLDQITKQYGRQILFMETGAAIHRGEKVGLVGPNGAGKSTVFRMITREEAPDDGQISIDRGVTIGHFSQDVGEMSGRSVVTEVMAGAGAVSDVAAELRQLEEAMSDPARAGDMDRIIARYGEVQSRFEDLGGYELEARAREVLAGLGFSDDVMDGDVGHLSGGWKMRVGLARVLLMEPSALLLDEPSNHLDIESLIWLEHFLERFDGALLMTSHDREFLNRVVGRILEIDEGELTSYSGNYDFYESQRAQAELQAEAAYARQQAKLAKEMRFIERFKAQAAKASQVQSRVKQLDKIEKVEPPKKRVAQSFDFPPYPRSGDDVVRIEGLGKRYGTRIIYDGLDLTIRRGERWAVMGVNGAGKSTLLRLVAGESAPDAGSVKLGANVRLGYFAQHAMEVLRPDSSVLQTLEESFPLANGATLRTLAGCFGFPGDDIAKPCRILSGGEKARLVLARILYDRPNFLVLDEPTNHLDMATKDMLVRALAGYEGTMLFVSHDRRFLADLSTRILELGPDGPVVYNGGYREYVAASGHEAPGLR
- a CDS encoding L,D-transpeptidase family protein, which translates into the protein MKIVRIFLCAAVLGATFFVDAPVRAQSDALWAAEEPDQAAAAPISYDPLNQPRLLEDMLERYREIARRGGWKKVPTDLVMGPGYSYDCMRIAALERRLVAEGYLEHQSAPPPPPPLPPGQRPVPPGKQPPPRPQVMGMAGPCRYGPELTAAVRAYQHDRKVLGFGQVGKLTMAQLNRPVGEIINVLEHDIARWRSVSLDRSGSFILVNIPYFELGVFENDREVLRMPVVVGQPTWQTPQFSDELEYIILNPDWGIPEKIAKQEYWPSGRRNPEWLRRQGIVASGESLRQKPGPNNPLGRIKFVMPNEYDVYLHDTPAKGAFNAAVRALSHGCVRLGRPMDLAHYLLGDQPQWNPRRLDAAIGTGETQHINLTHHMPVHIIYSTSRVNEQGRLELRPDVYGKNAAAERARPPSDESLEAWP
- a CDS encoding M23 family metallopeptidase — translated: MMNLPVRTPSLLYALLALSLAVNVVILVRHRSSDETKAVPAVSAPAETAGAPGDVPAAAVAAPDANPATGSQPASAQPMTIASRSVGWTVVRGRVEGSLARTFQLNAGEDGDALASVYTRLFVWDLDLRRDLQKTDSIVVAWRKGTDGLPEIAAASLQSSKLGRNVAAYRWQAPGDHFPSYWHLDGTEAPLRLQGGPLEDYEQITSLLKDRPTHKGMDFKTPLGTEVHAPRAGTVTRTNWNWGANGNCVEVRYDDGVLAKFLHLSENKVTEGQRVSAGQVIALTGNTGHTTAPHLHYQLDRDTKTLDPLDYHGTVRRSLTADQIAALRRDVASFEAMINEPVAR
- a CDS encoding radical SAM protein, coding for MTVAKAPRAALAAMQVIGARLRGRPALVGANLFVTQRCNLRCIYCSSPLRRTPELTTAQWTGIIGELAGLGCRRLTFLGGEPLLRADLAELIASARSHGMSTVVTSNGLLVPHRIDSLREVDTLVLSLDAPGPANDDVRGKGVFAAVESAIEAARVHHLPVKLNAVLSAVTAPHLDELLAFTERHDLCLTINIMRSGAPDLWNDAAKVKDDDEAIGRLCGRLAEVARTNPRLLFSPQTYRYAASWGDYGRDRLEADQIPPEDPRRRDGPTCHAGRAYISIDADGAVFPCTMTFQRIVGGNAATGGVAAAWRALHDHPCVACYSPCMVEQNFLHSLHPPVLAHFARRHFLRFA
- a CDS encoding DEAD/DEAH box helicase codes for the protein MNDLNLLPALVDAVADMGYTEPTPIQEQAIPVVLAGQDLIACAATGTGKTAAFMLPLLQLLHAGEAGRCRALILSPTRELALQIDEQAQALGYHLGLSAAAVVGGVDMGPQERALRAGAAMVVATPGRLLDHMRFNYVDLGAVEFVVLDEADRMLDMGFLPDIQRILAVLPNPRQTLLFSATMSPVIRKLAGEILRDPVTVTVDRQGPALAIVQSVCTVAQEKKAPLLSTLLRREGMDSVLVFVRRKIDADRLARAVTRGGARATSIHSDRSQEDRIAALEGFRSGRFPVLIATDVAARGLDVSGISHVINFDVPHSSEDYIHRAGRTARAGATGDVITFVSPDEEERMRDIERALGLTLPRSDVEGFTTRAAASEAPRHHARTPGGQAAPRRRRRRRSSSSSSSSSSSAA
- a CDS encoding PBP1A family penicillin-binding protein, giving the protein MPDFPYDGANRGRSFRESLLGSSMLRMLAIAAAATALLVFVVAAIGWQTCGFGGCPDVAGLASLQPGGAPVLVDVRGEVFADLAPSHARLVRLADCPEYVAGAFLAIEDKRFFEHHGVDLRRVGGAIVANLRSGSIRQGFSTISMQLARSVFPNRLPVERRTLRRKLLEIRVARAIENTYSKNEILELFLNHVYLGNAVRGIGTASREYFGVDATRLTLEQAAMLAALARSPGFYDPRRHPKAARRRRDLVLHLMQEQGRITREHLELALRAPLSVSARPHQAVLEAGLAPYAVEQIRRTLEAELGEDLYSGPRRIFTTIDSRVQRAAEEELNAQLRSIESGRYGEFDGPAYKAGGRPNGDQTPYLQGAVVVLDANTGNVLAWVGGRDFSQSRFDRAAHGQRQPGSAIKPFVYSVALDKGFALSQRLTDAPLTVALPGGKTWKPHNVAGRSAGSLSVRDALVESNNLATVRLAQAVGFDDIASLARRAGFEDVAAGPAIALGSVTVSPEMLTAAYSAFPTGGMLVRPRLIEHVEDSAGEDVWTSHVVRRRLIDPAVAFLISDVLSDAVRRGTGRGAMPKNVALPVAGKTGTTNDVTDAWFIGYTPEIVAGIWIGFDQPRPIVDEATAGRLAAPVFARLMDRIYQNRPIPARQEPPSGVREYLTDPASGLLVRRGCDPSRTAQHELYMTGREPAAYCPGRESPPQDAFYVSLPGGDRRDQGIFARVANVWTQFARGERAAAVPYDRAGPTPAATGRADGERVELAHSDHRPDRGEKLNEGFSDGEPGRGENVRHASGDLSGWWSLWTRIDNTSLAAFRGLRLGYRVLLDQEGDRIVGRGQKWTENGRALAGTGRTAIVLDGEVRGREIALRFREHGTRRTTGGTFVLSWSPDTGTWSGSFRSDAADSSGSASAMPMR